The Triticum aestivum cultivar Chinese Spring chromosome 7B, IWGSC CS RefSeq v2.1, whole genome shotgun sequence genome window below encodes:
- the LOC123160143 gene encoding protein TIC 22, chloroplastic isoform X1 yields the protein MPPPSSYLPLAAAPMSDPSPSPPPNPLAAASSFLQHHLSSLASRFAAPRPALAAARPPGPHGAAAQPLALGPDEVARALTGTPVFTVCNSSNEFVLVSDPATGLRSLGLLCFRSEDADALLSHVRTRQPVLGKGAKVVPITLDQVYMLKAEGIAFRFLPDPLQIKNALQLKSGLTGFDGVPVFQSDLLVVKKQKKRYCPVYFQKEDIERELRKASKSSKGSALSKQIMVGSLEDVLKKMEINDRNSGWDDLIFIPPGKSLNQHINEVIKCGGLPRSWAPLQRAEFREVMATGEGRGHGGIFCY from the exons ATGCCGCCGCCCAGCTCCTACCtcccgctcgccgccgcccccatgtccgacccctccccctccccgccccccaaccccctcgccgccgcctcctccttcctccagcACCACCTCTCCAGCCTCGCCTCACGCTTCGCCGCCCCGCGGCCCGCGCTCGCCGCGGCGCGCCCGCCGGGGCCCCacggcgccgccgcccagcccctcgcGCTAGGGCCCGACGAGGTCGCGCGCGCGCTCACCGGCACGCCCGTCTTCACCGTCTGCAACTCCAGCAACGAGTTCGTGCTCGTCTCCGACCCCGCCACCGGACTCCGCTccctcggcctcctctgcttccgcTCCGAGGACGCCGACGCCCTCCTCTCCCAT GTGAGGACGCGGCAGCCGGTGTTAGGGAAGGGGGCCAAAGTGGTGCCGATTACGCTAGATCAG GTTTATATGTTGAAGGCCGAAGGTATCGCATTCCGCTTCTTACCTGATCCACTTCAAATAAAGAATGCACTGCAG TTGAAATCTGGCTTAACTGGTTTTGATGGTGTCCCCGTTTTTCAG TCAGATCTATTGGTCGTTAAGAAACAGAAGAAGCGCTATTGTCCAGTATACTTTCAAAAG GAGGACATAGAAAGAGAGCTTAGAAAGGCGTCTAAATCTTCGAAAGGATCAGCCTTATCTAAGCAAATTATG GTTGGTAGTTTGGAGGATGTCTTGAAGAAAATGGAG ATTAACGACAGAAATTCTGGTTGGGATGACTTAATCTTCATACCACCTGGAAAGAGCCTCAACCAACATATCAATGAG GTGATCAAATGCGGTGGCTTACCACGATCATGGGCGCCATTGCAAAGAGCTGAGTTTAGAGAAGTGATGGCAACAGGGGAAGGTCGTGGTCATGGAGGTATTTTCTGCTACTAG
- the LOC123160143 gene encoding protein TIC 22, chloroplastic isoform X2, with the protein MPPPSSYLPLAAAPMSDPSPSPPPNPLAAASSFLQHHLSSLASRFAAPRPALAAARPPGPHGAAAQPLALGPDEVARALTGTPVFTVCNSSNEFVLVSDPATGLRSLGLLCFRSEDADALLSHVRTRQPVLGKGAKVVPITLDQVYMLKAEGIAFRFLPDPLQIKNALQLKSGLTGFDGVPVFQSDLLVVKKQKKRYCPVYFQKEDIERELRKASKSSKGSALSKQIMVGSLEDVLKKMEINDRNSGWDDLIFIPPGKSLNQHINEVSA; encoded by the exons ATGCCGCCGCCCAGCTCCTACCtcccgctcgccgccgcccccatgtccgacccctccccctccccgccccccaaccccctcgccgccgcctcctccttcctccagcACCACCTCTCCAGCCTCGCCTCACGCTTCGCCGCCCCGCGGCCCGCGCTCGCCGCGGCGCGCCCGCCGGGGCCCCacggcgccgccgcccagcccctcgcGCTAGGGCCCGACGAGGTCGCGCGCGCGCTCACCGGCACGCCCGTCTTCACCGTCTGCAACTCCAGCAACGAGTTCGTGCTCGTCTCCGACCCCGCCACCGGACTCCGCTccctcggcctcctctgcttccgcTCCGAGGACGCCGACGCCCTCCTCTCCCAT GTGAGGACGCGGCAGCCGGTGTTAGGGAAGGGGGCCAAAGTGGTGCCGATTACGCTAGATCAG GTTTATATGTTGAAGGCCGAAGGTATCGCATTCCGCTTCTTACCTGATCCACTTCAAATAAAGAATGCACTGCAG TTGAAATCTGGCTTAACTGGTTTTGATGGTGTCCCCGTTTTTCAG TCAGATCTATTGGTCGTTAAGAAACAGAAGAAGCGCTATTGTCCAGTATACTTTCAAAAG GAGGACATAGAAAGAGAGCTTAGAAAGGCGTCTAAATCTTCGAAAGGATCAGCCTTATCTAAGCAAATTATG GTTGGTAGTTTGGAGGATGTCTTGAAGAAAATGGAG ATTAACGACAGAAATTCTGGTTGGGATGACTTAATCTTCATACCACCTGGAAAGAGCCTCAACCAACATATCAATGAGGTATCAGCGTAG